Below is a window of Dictyostelium discoideum AX4 chromosome 1 chromosome, whole genome shotgun sequence DNA.
CGTGGTAATCTTTGAATGGGAATAACCAAGAAACTACCGAAATCCAAATGTCTACAACGTATATCCTTTTCTTTCTGATAGATTGATTTCTGAATGTCTTGATAGTTTGGATTGATTTTAAAGTAACGAGTCAACGCGAATGCCTTTTCATAGTTGTTTATGTAAAGTTCGTAAAGTTTTTGAAAACTACCCATGAATGGGAGGAATAGATCACCAATATTCAAATCTGCTGGTTTCCCATTAGTTGGTTCAAACTtcttttcaatatcatttaGAAATTGTTGATGTAATTCTCTCAACTCTTCAATATTACAAAACAATGTGAATAAATGTTGTTTTGGGAATATAGTATCCTCAGAGAAGGGTTTCTTGAAAACATCGATCAATGTTGTCATATCTTGAACATAACCTCTTTCAACTTTTAACATCTCTTCTAATGCTCTCTTTCTTTGATAAATTGGTGAATTTCTTTCTAAACTTGAATTTATTGATGAACTTAATGATTGTACTGATGAATCTGATACTgctgataataatgatgatgatgataatgatgatgatactgatgaaattgatgatgatctTGATGTAATTGGTGTTGTaccatttatattattagttgttgtagtgtttgttgttgttgtagtagtagtagaagTAGTAGTAGAAGTATTATTGGTAGAAGTAGCACATGTATTACTAGTATCAGTTTCAgttatttgttgttttagttcttcctcttttttttcaatttcaaggattttttcttctttttcttgttgttcttctttttcttgttcttgttgttgttcttgttcttgttggtGTTCTTGGTGTTCTTGTTCctgttgtttttcaatttcatgaTGTTTAATATGttcatcaattgattcagATTCTGTTGAAGAATCAccaatattttcatcatctttaaGACCCAAACTTGCAATgtaattatcaatttctgaTGAATGTGATGAAGAACATGATATGGATGCGGTTGTTGATATTTCTATTGTTGGTGGTAGAACTAATTTCTCTTTATCACTATCACATAAACtttcatttgattcattatcgtaatcatcatcatcatcatcatcatcattaactATAGTTGTTTcgctactactattatttatattggtaccattactattgatgttattattattattattattattattattattattattattattattattattattattattattattattattattattattattattattattattattattattattattattaagattAAGATCATCTGACAATTGTGGTGATGAATGAACATTGATTGTACATGTTATGCTACTActaataatactactactattattactattattatcatcatctaaaACTTCACAATTTGTTGAATCTGTTGTTTCAAATAGTTGTTGTTtctgtttattaatttctaataGCATCTTTTTATATCTTCTTGTAGCTAAAAACCTTCTTATTAATGATTGTACTTTTATAATACACCAAATTTTATGACTATTTTTTGAAACAATTCtgagaagaaaaaaaaaaaaaaaaaaaaaattttaaaaatagaaataataaaaaaaaaaaaaaaagttaatataaaatttttacttgattattatttttattataaaaaattaaaatatatatagtgattataatgattattattattattattatgattattatattaatgatttgtatgtatgtatgtatgtattattattattattttattattattttattttaattttttttaatttatttatcatttaaaaaaaaaaaaaaaaaa
It encodes the following:
- the gxcGG gene encoding IQ calmodulin-binding domain-containing protein (pleckstrin homology (PH) domain-containing protein) → MLLEINKQKQQLFETTDSTNCEVLDDDNNSNNSSSIISSSITCTINVHSSPQLSDDLNLNNNNNNNNNNNNNNNNNNNNNNNNNNNNNNNNNNNNNNNINSNGTNINNSSSETTIVNDDDDDDDDYDNESNESLCDSDKEKLVLPPTIEISTTASISCSSSHSSEIDNYIASLGLKDDENIGDSSTESESIDEHIKHHEIEKQQEQEHQEHQQEQEQQQEQEKEEQQEKEEKILEIEKKEEELKQQITETDTSNTCATSTNNTSTTTSTTTTTTTNTTTTNNINGTTPITSRSSSISSVSSSLSSSSLLSAVSDSSVQSLSSSINSSLERNSPIYQRKRALEEMLKVERGYVQDMTTLIDVFKKPFSEDTIFPKQHLFTLFCNIEELRELHQQFLNDIEKKFEPTNGKPADLNIGDLFLPFMGSFQKLYELYINNYEKAFALTRYFKINPNYQDIQKSIYQKEKDIRCRHLDFGSFLVIPIQRLPRYIVLLKEMEKHTPTDNPDFNFIALSLVQLQDLTLYLNESKRKSSNSDKIDEIKQSVFGATAIIGQSKYIMEGQLSLLKGVVASTKKDLFIYLFKDCIICTEINSNYQKDGSNNNNNNNNNNSNNSNSNSSSNNSGSNNSSNNNSPNNLTPKKQTFKSLSTSSSTPNNLSQSSSPNNTLTHSISSGGNGTQPLSNQLNNSSNTSNIFYQRVIFKSITFSDVKAISALKNFKDSFQVVTSKKVYTFVAPNTDNRDKWVSVLNDLQQQLTPPPSPTLSRSNRFTGSLSPTLKRKNRNSVQLSQSNNNNSTPQQ